The Sylvia atricapilla isolate bSylAtr1 chromosome 5, bSylAtr1.pri, whole genome shotgun sequence genome includes a window with the following:
- the CREBL2 gene encoding cAMP-responsive element-binding protein-like 2 isoform X3, with amino-acid sequence MDDSKVVGGKVKKPGKRGRKPAKIDLKAKLERSRQSARECRARKKLRYQYLEELVSSRERAICALREELEMYKQWCMAMDQGKIPSEIKALLTGEEQGKAQQNSTKLAKAVKTEANSSNPSLCF; translated from the exons GTGGTTGGAGGCAAGGTAAAGAAACCAGGCAAACGAGGTCGGAAACCAGCCAAAATAGACTTGAAGGCAAAACTTGAAAGAAGTCGTCAGAGTGCAAGAGAGTGCAGAGCCAGGAAGAAGCTGAGGTACCAGTACCTGGAAGAGCTGGTTTCAAGCAGAGAGCGAGCCATCTGTGCTCTCAGAGAAGAGCTTGAAATG TACAAGCAGTGGTGCATGGCCATGGACCAAGGGAAAATCCCCTCAGAAATAAAAGCCCTGCTAACTGGAGAGGAGCaaggcaaagcacagcagaactCAACCAAACTTGCCAAGGCTGTGAAGACAGAGGCAAACAGCAGCAATCCCT CTTTATGTTTTTAA